The following DNA comes from Quercus robur chromosome 1, dhQueRobu3.1, whole genome shotgun sequence.
TCAGTTCTCCCTGAGTTAGCAGCTCTGCAAACTGAGCAGTGTCGTTGGCATCATAAATGGACCCAGGTCTCAGCCCATCTCCTATTGACAGGGCTACATCATACTGATTACAGATGTCAAGTATGTCATCCCAGTGCTCATAAGCAAAATTTTCCTTATGGTAAGCTAAGCACCACTTTGCATGAATGGATCCTCCACGTGAAACAATTCCTGTCATGCGCTTTGCTGTTAGTGGGATGTATCGTAGTAGAACCCCAGCATGGATAGTGAAGTAATCCACACCCTGCTCAGCTTGTTCAATCAGGGTGTCCCTGAAAACTTCCCAGTTAAGATTTTCTGCAATCCCATCCACCTTTTCAAGTGCTTGATAGATGGGTACAGTCCCTACTGGTACAGCAGAATTACGTAGGATCCACTCGCGGGTCTCATGGATGTGGCGACCTGTAGAGAGATCCATGACAGTGTCACCACCCCACATGGTTGCCCATTGAACCTTATAAACTTCTTCTTCGATGGAGCTTGCAACAGCAGAATTTCCAATATTTGCATTCACTTTGaccaaaaaatttcttccaacTATCATTGGCTCCAGCTCCAGGTGCTTCTTATTGGAAGGAATGATTGCCCGCCCACGAGCAACCTCTGACCTCACAAATTCTGGGTCAAGCCTCTCGCGAGTGGCACAGTACAACATTTCCTCAGTTATAATTCCCTGCTTAGCATAGTACATCTGCGTGTATCTAGGAGCACCTAATTTCTCACGCCCGTCAATCCAGTCCTTGCGCAGTTTTGGAAGTCCTGTTTAACTAGCAATGTCAATTCAAAAGTAGCCAAGTAATGAATGATAATTAACACCTAAAAGGCTGAATTAGAAGACACTGAActgacacaaaaattaataaagtgaACTACTTCATTGAAATTATCAATCTGGATTGTTTCAATCCATTTCCGACAGAAGTCAGGAAATATCCATACAAAGAAGATAAAACTATGAACATCTGAAAAAGTTGATATGGTACTGTTCCTCACAGTTTAATGTTTTCCAAAGCTATTGTCAATAGAAGAAAGTTATCAAAGAACATTTGAAGACTTCAGGTAATTTTGACTGAACCGTACCAACTGGATTCAACAGAATAAAATAGCATTGATTACTTGGAAGATACTAGGGTCCATATGAAGATGGAAgatgtaagaatttttttaaagccctcattaacaaccaaaaaataaatgaaaaacagAACCAAAGACTTCAAAGAATGGATATATAGAAGTTAAAACTCAATATGCATACCAATGCGAGGGTTGATGTTTTGAGGACCACTGGTGTCGTAGGTGTCAAAGTTTGGTTCATCCCCAGCCAGGTGGACTCTTCGAAAGGGAACTTTGAGTACATGACCGGATTGTTCATGAGTAACTTCCCTGTATGGCAGATCATGCATCAATTCATtgcaaacaaaacacaaaacatatCTGAGTGCAGACAAGATTTAGGGAACCAAACttctcaaaatgaaaacaaaattaatcataaaacACAATGGAAGAAGACCAAGAGATGTACTTATATTCTTTTGTGCTCTTTGGAAAGCATTGTTCAAAGGATGGAAGTGGCAGAAAATCAGGAGAAGCAGGATCAATTGTATGCTTCCTTTGTTTGGTTTTATCCGAATCAGTTGTCGGGGGATCAAAGGTTAATGTGGCTCTAGTGCCCGAGCTAACAGCCGCAGCAGCAAACATTTCCTTCTTAGACGATGCACTTGAGACACGCCCAACGGCTTCAAACCCAGGCAAGAAGGCAGTACTGGGGAACTTTGCTGGAGAAGCATGGTTGCCATTTTGGCACACAACTGATGTCAAGCTAGCATGCACTGATGCCATCTCTAGGTTGTTGATCTGAACAGAGTATAAAAAAGATTACAATCTAGGAGAAGTGAGTTAAAAGGTCATACACAATGCACAAAGCTCCCACTTTTTGCAGGGTCTAGGAGAAGCGATTGTTAGAAGCCTTGACCCCATTTGTCTATCACTAAATAACAGAGTTATAACTTGTAATCAGAAggaaaaattatacatttacAATCTTATTTTCTTGCTTTATGCTTTCATAATTGAATTTGCTGAACTTCTGTTGACACGATTCTTAACATTGttagttctttttcttcttctttttaatatgataataaattaataagatttttttttattttttttattttttattttatttttcttgataagtACAAAAGTTCGAACTTTAGTGTTATGGCAAGTGCCTTCCACCCAAAGCAAGATGTCACGAGTCCGAGAATAAGTCTCTCCAAAAACAATAAGGTTGTCTACCAATTACCTTTACTAGACTCCCTAAATAGCTTTGTGCAcgaataaaacttaaaaaataaaaaattatagaaagaGATTTTGCTTTTGGCTCTGTATCAGAGAGTCCTAAACGtaacaattaatatatatatatatatattgaaaagaaattgGTGCAGAACCAGAAAGTATAAAAATGTTATTACTTTTCCTAATAAACATGTCTAGTAGACAGCTCAACTCTTAATTACAGTCCCTGTAAAAAAAATCGATCTATAATTTCCAGAGtctcacaaaatacaaaattcgaaaagaaataaaaaaacaaaaacctcaaCACAACATAGTTCAATATTCACTCTCTGGTAaccaaacagagagagagagaagaactattttatttaataaaaataaataaaagaaaaaacatttccttaaTATTATTACCTCgtttagtttttgtttggtGATGGTAAAGAAGCAGAGAACTAAGTCAAAACGTGAGAGAAATTAACGGATCAGaaaaaagatgaaaacaaaacaaatggaAGGAATTGAGCCTCTGAAACGTAAACATgcatgcaaatatatatatatatatatatatatttataataataataatttctaattaacaaatttttttttttgatttgttctAATTAACATTCTGAATGAGAATTAGAGCTAAAGAAACTGAGAGAGAACCTGAATACAAAGAGGCCTTGTGTTGTTTagtcttatcttcttctctttctttctttctttctaacagggtgtgggtgtgggtgggAAAGTTATTTCTGAGCTCACATGCCGAAGATTACGTTCGCTTTTTATAGCAAGTTACAGATACAgccacactctctctctctctctctcttggagTACCCCAAAAAGCTCTTTTTTTGTTGCCCAAATTATCAACTTAAAAGCTTTTCTTGACGTGGCTCTCATTCGTCATCTCTCTTTTCTTACTTAgatatttcttctttctttcttttttttcttttctttttgacaa
Coding sequences within:
- the LOC126727747 gene encoding phosphomethylpyrimidine synthase, chloroplastic isoform X1; protein product: MASVHASLTSVVCQNGNHASPAKFPSTAFLPGFEAVGRVSSASSKKEMFAAAAVSSGTRATLTFDPPTTDSDKTKQRKHTIDPASPDFLPLPSFEQCFPKSTKEYKEVTHEQSGHVLKVPFRRVHLAGDEPNFDTYDTSGPQNINPRIGLPKLRKDWIDGREKLGAPRYTQMYYAKQGIITEEMLYCATRERLDPEFVRSEVARGRAIIPSNKKHLELEPMIVGRNFLVKVNANIGNSAVASSIEEEVYKVQWATMWGGDTVMDLSTGRHIHETREWILRNSAVPVGTVPIYQALEKVDGIAENLNWEVFRDTLIEQAEQGVDYFTIHAGVLLRYIPLTAKRMTGIVSRGGSIHAKWCLAYHKENFAYEHWDDILDICNQYDVALSIGDGLRPGSIYDANDTAQFAELLTQGELTRRAWEKDVQVMNEGPGHIPMHKIPENMQKQLEWCNEAPFYTLGPLTTDIAPGYDHITSAIGAANIGALGTALLCYVTPKEHLGLPNRDDVKAGVIAYKIAAHAADLAKGHPYAQAWDDALSKARFEFRWMDQFALSLDPMTAMSFHDETLPAEGAKVAHFCSMCGPKFCSMKITEDVRKYAEEHGYGSAEEAVQHGMDAMSAEFLAARKTVSGEQHGEIGGEIYLPASYVSSTERII
- the LOC126727747 gene encoding phosphomethylpyrimidine synthase, chloroplastic isoform X2; amino-acid sequence: MASVHASLTSVVCQNGNHASPAKFPSTAFLPGFEAVGRVSSASSKKEMFAAAAVSSGTRATLTFDPPTTDSDKTKQRKHTIDPASPDFLPLPSFEQCFPKSTKEYKEVTHEQSGHVLKVPFRRVHLAGDEPNFDTYDTSGPQNINPRIGLPKLRKDWIDGREKLGAPRYTQMYYAKQGIITEEMLYCATRERLDPEFVRSEVARGRAIIPSNKKHLELEPMIVGRNFLVKVNANIGNSAVASSIEEEVYKVQWATMWGGDTVMDLSTGRHIHETREWILRNSAVPVGTVPIYQALEKVDGIAENLNWEVFRDTLIEQAEQGVDYFTIHAGVLLRYIPLTAKRMTGIVSRGGSIHAKWCLAYHKENFAYEHWDDILDICNQYDVALSIGDGLRPGSIYDANDTAQFAELLTQGELTRRAWEKDVQVMNEGPGHIPMHKIPENMQKQLEWCNEAPFYTLGPLTTDIAPGYDHITSAIGAANIGALGTALLCYVTPKEHLGLPNRDDVKAGVIAYKIAAHAADLAKGHPYAQAWDDALSKARFEFRWMDQFALSLDPMTAMSFHDETLPAEGAKVAHFCSMCGPKFCSMKITEDVRKYAEEHGYGSAEEAVQHGMDAMSAEFLAARKTVSGEQHGEIGGEIYLPASYVSSTER